In Candidatus Nitrosotalea sinensis, one DNA window encodes the following:
- a CDS encoding LLM class flavin-dependent oxidoreductase, protein MVKFGIQQGLNVARLGLNEDQIITACVLADKIGYDSIWYMDHSNVPQWNKAIVNDPWVMLSAIAAVTQRVELGTCVTDAVRRHPSNIALATITLDRVSHGRGTLGIGAGEAQNLKEFKIQWDKPVGRFEEQLQVIKLLFNSSPENRVNFNGDFYQLEEACLQAKSVRKPAPPIYMAAGAPRTLALCGKYGDGWIPIGYTPELYEEHVKAIKTSMKENGRKDDNFNYAVDIDVYFSDDAESAWAKMKNAVKVSLFKPEVLKVHGIEDIAGFDFKKYFTEYSMSNQEWIVKMREAAQTIPDKVARSSIGMGTPDDIIPVFERFMKAGVNHFIVRFWGSGYFGSIDKFASTIMPYFKDQNNPRK, encoded by the coding sequence ATGGTAAAATTTGGAATTCAACAGGGACTCAATGTTGCAAGACTTGGTCTAAATGAGGACCAGATAATTACTGCCTGTGTTTTGGCAGACAAGATAGGATATGATTCTATTTGGTACATGGATCACAGTAATGTTCCACAGTGGAACAAGGCAATAGTGAATGATCCATGGGTCATGCTTTCTGCAATAGCAGCAGTAACACAGAGAGTAGAACTTGGAACCTGTGTTACAGATGCAGTTAGAAGACATCCATCAAACATAGCACTAGCCACAATTACACTTGACAGAGTTTCACATGGAAGAGGAACACTTGGAATAGGCGCAGGAGAGGCACAAAATCTCAAGGAATTCAAAATACAGTGGGATAAACCAGTTGGCAGATTTGAAGAACAACTCCAAGTAATAAAATTGCTTTTTAATTCATCTCCAGAAAACAGAGTTAATTTCAATGGAGACTTTTACCAACTCGAAGAAGCATGTCTACAAGCAAAAAGTGTTCGTAAACCTGCACCACCAATCTACATGGCAGCAGGAGCACCAAGAACACTTGCATTATGTGGAAAATATGGAGATGGATGGATTCCAATAGGATACACTCCAGAGTTGTACGAAGAACATGTAAAGGCAATCAAGACATCCATGAAAGAAAATGGAAGAAAAGATGATAATTTCAATTATGCAGTTGACATTGATGTATACTTTTCAGATGATGCTGAAAGTGCATGGGCAAAAATGAAAAATGCTGTAAAAGTAAGCTTGTTCAAACCTGAAGTTCTCAAAGTTCACGGGATTGAAGATATTGCAGGATTTGATTTCAAGAAATACTTTACAGAATATTCCATGTCAAACCAAGAATGGATAGTAAAGATGAGAGAAGCAGCACAAACAATACCTGACAAAGTAGCACGCTCATCAATAGGAATGGGAACCCCTGATGACATCATACCAGTATTTGAGAGATTCATGAAAGCAGGTGTAAATCACTTTATTGTAAGATTCTGGGGTTCAGGATACTTTGGTTCTATTGACAAGTTTGCATCAACCATAATGCCTTATTTCAAGGACCAAAATAATCCAAGAAAGTAG
- a CDS encoding pyridoxamine 5'-phosphate oxidase family protein: MQLLGRLEIKSQERIIEFLNKQETGRVCSIDENGYPQIIPMNFVYANGSIYMHSHPRGEKLENMTRNSKVGFEADQSLEFLPSYFTSPTDASQADTLYISVVIKGNATIVSNPKEKAMALNELMKKYQPEGGYEELSQNMKVVEEVAIIKIVPVTMRGKYKIGQHMDKKTRLEIAKKILERNSSNAKHTVNIMGIIETKEGLQVSKEPNW; the protein is encoded by the coding sequence ATGCAACTTTTAGGGCGACTAGAGATAAAATCACAAGAAAGGATAATTGAATTTCTCAATAAGCAAGAAACTGGTAGAGTTTGCAGTATTGATGAAAATGGATACCCACAGATAATACCGATGAACTTTGTATACGCAAATGGCTCGATATACATGCATTCTCACCCACGCGGAGAAAAACTGGAGAACATGACAAGAAACTCAAAGGTAGGCTTTGAAGCAGATCAAAGCCTTGAATTTTTACCATCATATTTTACCTCCCCTACAGATGCGTCTCAGGCAGATACACTATACATCAGTGTAGTGATAAAGGGAAACGCCACAATTGTTTCAAATCCAAAAGAAAAAGCAATGGCACTAAATGAACTGATGAAAAAATATCAACCAGAAGGAGGATATGAAGAACTCTCACAGAACATGAAAGTGGTCGAAGAGGTTGCAATAATCAAAATTGTCCCAGTAACAATGAGAGGCAAGTACAAAATAGGTCAACACATGGATAAAAAAACAAGATTAGAGATTGCAAAAAAAATTCTAGAACGAAATAGCTCTAATGCAAAACACACTGTAAATATCATGGGCATAATAGAAACAAAAGAAGGTCTCCAAGTTTCAAAAGAACCTAATTGGTAG
- the uvrB gene encoding excinuclease ABC subunit UvrB encodes MLKNPSFELESDFSPTGDQPEAIEKLIQGIQKKKIQTLLGVTGSGKTFTVANAIARTGKNTLVISHNKTLAAQLYAELKQFFPKNNVGYFVSYYDYYQPESYIPQTDTYIEKDTAINEKIEKLRLEATAMLLSGEPTIIIATVSCIYSLGSPSEWETMAITIEKDAEIGRSSLIKKLVNARYDRNDTELLAGRFRIKGDTIDIIPAYSDSIVRISLFGDDVEKISICDPVSLKEKKQISKIKIYPAKHYLVAADVRKTAIQSIRNELKQRLSELPELERQRLEMRTKYDLEMIEELGYCSGIENYSRHFDGRKSGEPPFCLLDFFGEDFLLVIDESHVTLPQIHGMYNGDHTRKKSLIDYGFRLPSAFDNRPLKFEEFEKYIKNTIFVSATPGEYERKNSFQIVEQLIRPTGLVDPTVEIRKTTNQMDDLILEIKKRVEKDQRVLVTTLTKRMAEDLAEYLAKNKVKVRYLHSEIENLQRTEIIRQLRLGEFDVLVGINLLREGLDIPEVSLVAILDADKEGFLRNITSLIQTFGRAARNKDGSVIMYSDTITQSIKLAMTETDRRRTKQIEYNQKMGITPTTIVKAIPQQTVVLDETKHMSKHDIQALAIEIEANMKRYAEDLDFERAIEYRDRLTKIQKQLQND; translated from the coding sequence TTGTTAAAAAACCCAAGTTTTGAACTAGAATCAGACTTTAGCCCTACAGGTGATCAACCAGAGGCAATAGAAAAATTAATTCAAGGAATACAAAAAAAGAAGATACAGACTCTACTTGGAGTTACAGGTAGCGGCAAGACATTCACAGTTGCAAATGCAATTGCAAGGACGGGAAAAAATACACTTGTGATATCACATAACAAAACTTTAGCTGCTCAGCTTTACGCAGAGCTCAAACAATTCTTTCCAAAAAACAATGTAGGTTATTTTGTATCGTATTACGACTATTATCAACCAGAAAGCTATATCCCACAGACTGATACATATATTGAAAAAGATACTGCAATAAATGAAAAGATAGAAAAACTAAGACTGGAAGCAACTGCAATGCTTCTATCTGGAGAACCTACAATAATCATAGCCACGGTTTCTTGCATTTACTCGCTAGGTTCTCCAAGTGAATGGGAAACAATGGCAATCACAATTGAAAAAGATGCTGAAATTGGGAGAAGTTCTTTAATAAAAAAACTAGTAAATGCAAGATATGACAGAAATGACACAGAATTACTTGCAGGAAGATTCAGAATCAAAGGAGACACCATAGACATCATACCGGCATATTCAGATTCAATTGTCAGGATTTCACTATTTGGAGATGATGTAGAAAAAATATCAATATGTGATCCAGTTTCACTCAAAGAAAAAAAACAAATATCAAAAATCAAAATTTATCCTGCAAAACATTATCTAGTTGCGGCAGATGTAAGAAAAACAGCAATACAATCAATCAGAAATGAATTAAAACAGAGATTATCAGAACTGCCTGAGCTTGAAAGGCAGAGATTAGAGATGAGAACAAAATACGACCTAGAGATGATAGAAGAATTAGGATATTGTTCAGGAATCGAAAATTATTCAAGACATTTTGATGGAAGAAAATCAGGTGAACCTCCATTTTGTCTTTTAGATTTTTTTGGAGAAGATTTTCTCCTTGTAATTGACGAGTCACATGTGACATTGCCCCAGATTCATGGAATGTACAATGGGGATCATACAAGAAAAAAATCTTTGATCGACTATGGATTTAGACTTCCAAGTGCATTTGACAACAGACCGCTCAAGTTTGAAGAATTTGAAAAATATATCAAAAACACAATTTTTGTATCTGCAACGCCAGGGGAGTATGAAAGAAAAAATAGTTTTCAAATCGTAGAACAACTAATCAGGCCAACAGGACTTGTAGATCCTACAGTGGAAATACGAAAAACCACAAACCAAATGGATGATTTGATCCTAGAAATCAAAAAACGTGTGGAGAAAGACCAACGAGTATTGGTTACAACATTAACAAAAAGAATGGCAGAAGATCTTGCAGAATATTTAGCAAAAAACAAGGTAAAAGTAAGATACTTGCATTCAGAGATTGAAAATTTACAGAGAACTGAGATAATCAGGCAGCTCAGATTAGGAGAATTTGATGTGTTAGTAGGCATAAATCTACTACGAGAGGGTTTGGACATACCTGAGGTCTCATTGGTAGCAATACTTGACGCTGATAAGGAAGGGTTTTTGAGGAACATAACAAGCTTGATTCAGACATTTGGAAGAGCAGCAAGAAACAAGGATGGCTCAGTAATAATGTATTCTGACACCATAACCCAGTCGATAAAACTTGCAATGACAGAAACAGATAGAAGAAGAACAAAGCAGATAGAATACAATCAAAAGATGGGAATAACACCAACTACAATTGTGAAAGCAATTCCACAACAGACTGTTGTTTTAGATGAAACAAAACACATGTCAAAGCACGATATCCAAGCACTTGCAATAGAGATAGAGGCAAACATGAAACGCTATGCAGAAGATCTTGATTTTGAACGCGCAATTGAATATAGAGACAGATTAACCAAAATACAAAAACAATTACAAAATGACTGA
- the uvrA gene encoding excinuclease ABC subunit UvrA, whose translation MTDKLIIRGAREHNLKNINVDIPKNKLVVITGLSGSGKSTLAFDTIYAEGQRRYVESLSAYARQFLEMMNKPDVDSIEGLSPAISIQQKTTSKNPRSTVGTITEIYDYLRLLYARIGVPHCPRCARKISNQSVESICESILKESEGKKILILASLVRRKKGTYEKLFEQVKKQGYSRIRIDGEIIELDGELPVLDKQKWHNIEIVVDRVKASWEEKSRLYESIQTALKAGKGDVMVVDTEEKIFSQNNACPFCGISIGELEPRGFSFNSPFGACKTCHGLGVKMEFDPDLLIPDKTKSILDGAIVPWSGRFSSFRRQTLRDVGKKYGFDLMTPINKMTPKQIQIILYGSNEAVKFSYESQSTDSRWEYTNNFQGVIPSLQRNFAETDSESKREELSKFMQETPCNLCKGRRLKDEALAVSINSLSIMDVCDLSIDSCYEFFKNLQLSETERYIAKSILKEVLSRLEFLRNVGLNYLTLNRVSSTLSGGEAQRIRLATQIGSNLTGVLYVLDEPTIGLHQRDNAKLIKTLTKLRDLGNTILVVEHDEEVMRSSDWIIDLGPDAGIHGGNVVFEGTINDILKSDKSITGKYLRDHNAIKLAKKRHEQKSKLVLKGATENNLRNIDVEFPLGMMVTITGVSGSGKSTLVNDILYKALAAEIYGSTDRPGRHKGISGMDEIDKVIGIDQSPIGRTPRSNPATYIGAFTPIRELYAGTELSKERGYTPGQFSFNVADGRCFACEGDGVKKIEMQFLSDVYVICDECKGKRYNSETLAVHYKDKNISDVLAMTVDEALEFFINIPSIQRKLKTISDVGLGYIKLGQAATTLSGGEAQRVKLASELSKRDTGRTVYILDEPTTGLHFADVQKLLEVLNRLVDLGNTIIIIEHNMDVIKNSDWIIDLGPEGGDGGGTVVATGTPEQISHNPLSYTGQYLKHIIKNDS comes from the coding sequence ATGACTGACAAACTAATTATCCGCGGTGCAAGAGAGCACAACTTGAAAAATATCAATGTAGACATTCCAAAGAATAAGCTAGTAGTAATTACAGGTCTGTCAGGATCTGGGAAATCAACACTAGCATTTGATACCATATATGCAGAAGGACAGCGAAGATATGTAGAATCTCTTTCAGCATATGCACGACAATTTCTTGAGATGATGAACAAGCCAGATGTTGACTCAATTGAAGGGCTTTCACCTGCAATATCAATACAACAAAAAACTACAAGCAAAAATCCTAGATCTACAGTTGGAACTATAACTGAGATTTATGATTATCTAAGATTACTATATGCCAGGATAGGGGTACCCCATTGTCCCAGATGTGCCCGCAAGATATCAAATCAATCAGTTGAATCAATCTGTGAATCAATACTAAAAGAATCAGAAGGAAAGAAAATTTTGATTCTAGCGTCACTTGTAAGAAGGAAAAAGGGAACTTATGAAAAACTCTTTGAGCAAGTAAAAAAACAAGGATACTCTAGAATTAGAATAGATGGAGAAATAATAGAATTAGACGGTGAGCTTCCAGTACTTGACAAACAAAAATGGCACAACATCGAGATAGTTGTTGACAGGGTCAAGGCATCATGGGAAGAAAAAAGTAGACTGTATGAATCCATCCAGACTGCATTAAAGGCAGGAAAAGGCGATGTGATGGTTGTGGATACTGAAGAAAAGATATTTTCGCAAAACAATGCATGTCCATTTTGTGGAATATCTATTGGAGAATTGGAACCAAGAGGATTCTCATTTAATTCTCCATTTGGAGCATGTAAGACATGTCACGGATTGGGAGTAAAGATGGAATTTGATCCTGATTTGCTAATACCAGACAAGACCAAGTCAATATTAGATGGTGCAATAGTTCCATGGTCTGGAAGATTTTCATCATTTAGAAGGCAGACATTGCGAGATGTTGGAAAAAAATATGGTTTTGACTTGATGACCCCAATTAACAAAATGACGCCAAAACAAATTCAAATAATTCTGTATGGAAGTAATGAGGCAGTAAAATTCTCGTACGAGTCCCAATCAACTGATTCACGATGGGAATACACAAATAACTTTCAGGGAGTAATACCAAGTCTACAGAGAAATTTTGCAGAAACAGACTCTGAATCAAAAAGAGAAGAATTGAGCAAATTCATGCAAGAAACTCCTTGTAATTTATGCAAAGGAAGGAGATTAAAAGATGAGGCACTTGCAGTTTCTATAAATTCTCTTTCCATTATGGATGTATGTGATTTATCAATAGATTCATGTTACGAGTTTTTCAAAAACTTGCAGCTAAGTGAAACAGAAAGATACATTGCCAAATCAATCCTAAAAGAAGTTCTATCAAGACTAGAATTTTTAAGAAATGTTGGATTAAACTATCTCACACTCAACAGAGTTAGTTCTACATTATCAGGTGGTGAAGCACAAAGAATTCGACTTGCTACCCAGATAGGATCAAATCTCACGGGAGTGTTGTATGTATTAGATGAGCCTACCATTGGTCTACATCAAAGAGACAATGCTAAACTAATCAAGACACTTACAAAACTTCGCGACCTTGGAAATACCATACTGGTAGTAGAACATGATGAAGAAGTAATGCGAAGTTCAGATTGGATAATTGATCTTGGCCCAGATGCTGGAATACATGGAGGAAATGTAGTTTTTGAGGGCACAATAAACGACATTTTGAAAAGTGACAAATCAATTACAGGAAAATATCTAAGAGATCACAATGCAATAAAATTGGCAAAAAAAAGACATGAGCAAAAGAGCAAACTTGTTCTCAAAGGAGCAACAGAGAACAATCTCAGAAATATCGATGTAGAATTTCCACTAGGAATGATGGTTACAATAACAGGAGTATCCGGTTCTGGTAAATCTACACTTGTAAACGACATATTGTACAAAGCACTTGCAGCGGAGATTTATGGTTCTACTGACAGGCCTGGAAGACACAAGGGAATAAGCGGAATGGACGAGATAGACAAAGTCATAGGCATAGATCAGTCCCCAATAGGACGAACACCGCGTTCAAATCCTGCCACATACATAGGCGCATTTACACCAATAAGAGAATTATACGCAGGAACTGAGCTTTCAAAGGAAAGAGGCTACACACCAGGCCAATTTTCATTTAATGTGGCAGACGGGAGATGTTTTGCCTGTGAGGGTGACGGGGTCAAAAAGATAGAGATGCAGTTCCTATCAGATGTATATGTCATATGCGATGAGTGTAAAGGAAAACGCTACAACTCTGAAACACTTGCTGTTCACTACAAGGACAAGAACATTTCAGACGTTCTTGCAATGACTGTTGATGAGGCTTTGGAATTTTTTATAAACATACCATCCATTCAGAGAAAGCTCAAGACTATATCAGATGTAGGTCTGGGATACATCAAGCTTGGCCAGGCCGCAACTACACTATCTGGTGGTGAAGCTCAACGTGTAAAACTTGCATCAGAACTCTCAAAACGAGATACTGGAAGAACAGTCTACATCTTAGATGAGCCTACCACAGGACTTCATTTTGCAGATGTGCAGAAACTATTGGAGGTATTAAACAGACTAGTAGACCTAGGAAATACAATAATCATAATAGAACACAATATGGACGTAATAAAAAATTCAGATTGGATAATTGATCTTGGTCCAGAAGGGGGAGATGGTGGAGGCACTGTTGTAGCAACGGGAACTCCAGAGCAGATCTCACACAATCCTCTAAGTTATACCGGACAATACTTGAAGCACATTATAAAAAATGATTCTTGA
- the uvrC gene encoding excinuclease ABC subunit UvrC, producing the protein MILDITKISIPSHPGIYIMKDKADTILYIGKAKNLKNRVKSYFLKNQNYKTQKLVEKISDIEFVLTDNEEEAFLLEANMIKRYRPPYNIELKDQQRYTYLRITNEEFPRLMVARRTRTGQFLGGGRVYGPFTHGSSKMLSIGLLRKTFKIRICKKLPKEACLEYHLGNCEAPCQFEQARQDYNKHVADLESILRGKQKLGEFTRTLENEMKQASENMQYEKAKEIHETLQRLGNLQIKQKMESTKIGSNEEYFGIKIKDQTAYIMSFKLSNGVIKDRNKFSFDLVGDNSFSSFLSQYYSTNSIPRFVIVNEIPDKKEILEEVLSREAGTNVSIISPTSGKRREIINLIMKNLLLIATKGVDPALIELQEILNLKNVPNKIECFDISNHGRDYAVGSMSCMVEGKPQKSGYRKFRIKSVQGQDDFAMINEIVKRRYLKLKEEKSEMPDMVLIDGGRGQLNAALDALYAIGVDIPCISLAKENEEIYHPDQIKPISLPRNSQALKILQHARDEAHRFGVSYNSAIRKFTN; encoded by the coding sequence ATGATTCTTGACATAACAAAAATTTCGATTCCATCTCATCCTGGAATCTACATTATGAAAGACAAGGCAGATACAATACTATACATAGGAAAAGCAAAAAATCTAAAAAATCGTGTCAAATCGTATTTTTTGAAAAATCAGAATTATAAAACACAGAAACTGGTCGAAAAAATTTCAGATATAGAATTTGTCTTGACAGATAATGAAGAAGAGGCATTTCTATTGGAGGCAAATATGATAAAAAGATACAGACCACCATACAACATTGAACTTAAAGATCAGCAAAGATACACGTACCTTAGGATAACAAATGAGGAATTTCCTCGCCTTATGGTTGCAAGGAGGACAAGGACCGGTCAATTTTTAGGCGGAGGCAGGGTTTACGGCCCATTTACACACGGAAGCTCAAAGATGTTATCAATAGGCCTTCTTCGTAAAACATTCAAGATAAGAATATGTAAAAAACTGCCAAAAGAAGCATGTCTTGAATATCACTTGGGAAACTGTGAGGCACCGTGCCAATTTGAGCAGGCTAGACAAGATTACAACAAGCATGTAGCAGATCTAGAATCAATTCTAAGGGGCAAACAAAAATTAGGAGAATTTACTCGCACGTTAGAAAACGAAATGAAACAAGCATCAGAGAACATGCAATATGAAAAGGCAAAAGAAATACATGAAACATTGCAAAGATTGGGCAATCTCCAAATCAAACAGAAGATGGAGTCTACAAAAATTGGCTCAAATGAAGAATATTTTGGAATAAAAATAAAAGATCAAACAGCATACATCATGAGTTTCAAACTCTCAAATGGTGTAATAAAGGACAGGAACAAATTTTCTTTTGATTTGGTTGGCGACAATTCATTTTCAAGTTTTCTGTCACAATACTATTCCACAAATTCTATTCCAAGATTTGTCATAGTAAATGAGATACCAGATAAAAAAGAGATTTTGGAAGAAGTTCTATCACGAGAAGCAGGTACAAATGTAAGCATAATATCGCCCACATCTGGAAAAAGGCGCGAGATTATCAATTTAATTATGAAGAATTTATTGTTGATTGCTACAAAAGGAGTAGATCCTGCATTAATTGAGCTTCAAGAGATATTAAATCTGAAGAACGTTCCAAACAAAATAGAATGTTTTGACATTTCAAACCATGGCAGAGATTATGCAGTAGGTTCCATGTCATGCATGGTAGAAGGAAAACCACAAAAGTCAGGATATAGAAAATTCAGAATAAAGTCAGTTCAAGGACAGGACGATTTTGCTATGATAAATGAGATTGTAAAGCGACGTTACCTCAAACTCAAGGAAGAAAAATCAGAAATGCCTGACATGGTACTGATTGATGGTGGTAGAGGACAGCTAAATGCCGCACTTGATGCGTTATATGCAATAGGAGTAGACATACCGTGTATTTCCCTTGCAAAAGAAAATGAGGAAATCTACCATCCAGATCAGATAAAACCAATCAGTTTGCCACGAAATAGCCAAGCACTCAAAATTCTGCAGCATGCAAGAGATGAAGCACACCGATTTGGAGTTTCATACAATAGCGCAATTCGCAAGTTTACAAACTAG
- a CDS encoding MBL fold metallo-hydrolase RNA specificity domain-containing protein: MISKIQMTSNGILVTRNGAKINLDPKRGVQNEINFVSHAHLDHLHNQRGQSVLIASKQTSEIAKLRGYVIENYVENYENFTMIDAGHILGAKGLLVDDLFYTGDISIRDRGFMKGAKVPKCKTLITECTFGMPEYVFPSIPDTVKRVNEIISELYGRGKPVILLGYELGKAQILSYLFSHWQPYYHDSVKKVNDLYRSFGIPLNESIGHTEAESMGLLEKKPWLMIAPNLSGRNVFIKHMKSKYDAITIGFSGWAQSSRFSFARGHDYSIPLSDHCDYDELINMIEQCNPEKIYTVHGFVDEFASDLVKRGYDAQPLREGSIDAYL, translated from the coding sequence GTGATTTCCAAGATACAAATGACATCAAATGGAATTCTTGTTACACGTAATGGTGCAAAGATCAATCTTGATCCAAAGCGCGGAGTACAAAACGAGATTAATTTTGTATCGCATGCTCATTTAGATCATCTTCACAACCAACGTGGACAAAGTGTGCTTATTGCATCAAAACAAACTAGTGAAATTGCAAAACTGAGGGGGTATGTTATTGAAAACTATGTTGAAAATTATGAGAATTTTACAATGATTGACGCTGGACACATTCTTGGTGCAAAGGGTCTCCTAGTTGATGATCTTTTCTATACTGGTGACATATCTATTAGAGATCGTGGCTTTATGAAAGGCGCCAAAGTGCCAAAATGTAAAACCTTGATAACTGAATGTACGTTTGGAATGCCAGAGTATGTCTTTCCAAGCATTCCTGATACTGTAAAAAGAGTCAATGAAATCATATCTGAGTTATATGGTAGAGGAAAGCCTGTCATCTTACTTGGTTACGAGCTTGGAAAAGCGCAAATACTGTCATACTTGTTTTCTCACTGGCAGCCATACTATCATGATTCTGTTAAAAAAGTAAATGACTTGTATCGTAGTTTTGGAATACCACTGAACGAATCTATTGGGCACACTGAGGCTGAATCTATGGGACTGCTTGAAAAAAAGCCATGGTTAATGATTGCGCCTAATCTGAGTGGAAGAAACGTGTTTATCAAACACATGAAGTCCAAATATGATGCAATAACAATTGGTTTTAGCGGGTGGGCACAATCTTCCAGGTTCTCATTTGCACGTGGCCATGATTATTCAATACCATTAAGTGATCATTGTGACTATGATGAACTGATAAACATGATAGAACAATGCAATCCTGAAAAAATCTATACGGTACACGGATTTGTAGATGAATTTGCTTCAGATCTTGTCAAGAGGGGATATGATGCACAACCTCTACGAGAAGGCTCTATTGATGCGTATCTCTAA
- the purN gene encoding phosphoribosylglycinamide formyltransferase: MLKLAILISGRGSNMEYILKSVRKNNIPIEPTVVISNNPNAKGLAIARKLGLSTEIVESNGLKGGNWEYDSKIVGILKKYKVTPQNGLICLAGFMRIISPEFIRQYKGRIMNIHPAILPSFPGLHSQRQAFEYGVKYSGCTVHFVDEGMDTGPIILQSVIKIEDNDTEDTITKKILRQEHKIYPEAVKLFANGKIKITGRKTTIS, translated from the coding sequence ATGCTAAAACTTGCGATTCTGATCTCCGGAAGAGGTAGCAACATGGAATACATTCTAAAATCAGTTAGAAAGAATAACATCCCAATAGAACCCACTGTTGTTATTTCCAACAATCCAAATGCAAAAGGACTGGCAATAGCACGGAAATTAGGTTTAAGTACAGAAATAGTAGAAAGCAACGGTCTCAAAGGCGGCAATTGGGAATATGATTCTAAAATTGTAGGCATACTCAAGAAATACAAAGTAACGCCGCAAAATGGCCTGATATGTCTTGCAGGTTTTATGAGAATAATCAGCCCAGAGTTCATACGACAATACAAAGGAAGAATAATGAACATACATCCGGCAATTTTGCCTTCATTTCCAGGATTGCATTCTCAGAGGCAGGCTTTTGAATACGGAGTGAAATATTCAGGATGTACAGTTCATTTTGTAGATGAAGGAATGGATACCGGTCCAATAATATTACAATCAGTAATAAAAATAGAAGATAATGATACAGAAGATACAATAACAAAAAAAATTCTACGACAAGAGCACAAGATATACCCAGAAGCAGTGAAACTTTTTGCCAACGGAAAGATCAAGATAACAGGAAGAAAAACAACAATATCCTAG
- a CDS encoding cupin domain-containing protein — protein MKIAFDTNKYVDKITKNSNTYFHTFINHDNLAAGILRLSPGEKDTQTPHDSDEVYYVVKGDGFIMIDDKNYPVSPGMSYYVEKNIPHRFHGNTTDLVVMYFFGGPDT, from the coding sequence TTGAAAATTGCTTTTGACACTAACAAATATGTGGACAAAATCACAAAAAATTCTAATACATACTTTCATACTTTCATAAATCATGATAATCTAGCTGCTGGCATTCTAAGGCTATCTCCTGGTGAAAAAGACACTCAAACTCCTCATGATAGTGATGAAGTATATTATGTTGTAAAAGGTGACGGATTTATTATGATTGATGACAAAAATTATCCTGTTTCTCCAGGCATGTCATATTATGTAGAAAAAAACATTCCTCATAGATTTCATGGCAATACAACAGATCTTGTTGTAATGTATTTTTTTGGTGGGCCAGATACCTAG